A section of the Zygosaccharomyces rouxii strain CBS732 chromosome B complete sequence genome encodes:
- the CHD1 gene encoding chromatin-remodeling ATPase CHD1 (similar to uniprot|P32657 Saccharomyces cerevisiae YER164W CHD1 Sole S. cerevisiae member of CHD gene family containing Chromodomain Helicase domain and DNA-binding domain transcriptional regulator), which produces MGNEVDEEVLENPELYGLRRSHRASAHPTTKYFSEDEDADEDEDDGPVMGSRRRKNRQYTDPDADEGDIDEEEDEEDEEEEIGDEEDDDDYFGSPNKSKRRSQGNNHGRKSKPMKAKEENLPTRFSNRTSKAVNYNIDYSDEDLLESDDGGRAKANTNNDEIDDEMNSDDEQMYYSTTPQAADEDRGVDLVITHKLKDDIDPQVESQVPELSQCKENYLFLIKWSDESYLHNTWEEYENLKQYRGIKRVDNYCKQFIIQDLEFRLDPYVTAEDLEIMDMERERRLDEFKEYEEPERIVDSQRITDDEGSSQLQYLVKWHRLNYDGATWENATEIVKLAPEQVKHFQNRTNSKILPQYSSSYSSQRPRFEKLSVQPPFIKNGELRDFQLTGINWMAFLWSKNDNGILADEMGLGKTVQTVAFISWLIFARRQNGPHLIVVPLSTMPSWQETFEKWAPELNCICYMGNQKSRDAIREYEFYTNPQAKGKKNVKFNVLLTTYEYVLKDRYEFSTIRWQFMAVDEAHRLKNAESSLYESLNSLKVSNRLLITGTPLQNNIKELAALVNFLMPGRFTIDQEIDFENQDDEQEQYIRDLHQRLQPFILRRLKKDVEKSLPSKTERILRVELSDVQTEYYRNILTKNYSALTAGAKGGHFSLLNIMNELKKGSNHPYLFDNAEERVLEKFGDGNRSRENILRGLIMSSGKMVLLDKLLTRLKKDGHRVLIFSQMVRMLDILGDYLSIKGINFQRLDGTVPSNQRRISIDHFNAPDSNDFVFLLSTRAGGLGINLMTADTVIIFDSDWNPQADLQAMARAHRIGQKNHVMVYRLVSKDTVEEEVLERARKKMILEYAIISLGVTDGNQYSKKNEPSAGELSEILKFGAGNMFTANDNQKKLEDLNLDDVLNHAEDHVTTPDLGESHLGGEEFLKQFEVTDYKADVDWDDIIPEDELKKLQDEDQKRRDDEYVQEQLQLMNRRNNALKKIKDSVNGDGSTQVSEDESGTKAARRRDKVNNMEDLEEKEIRALYKAVLKHGDITEMLDTLIADGSLPDKSVEKYEEAYSQMIEDARQYLEKEERKRTHIMEALEDDARNYRSKLKSGDVKQEDQPKDNPLTRLAAKRKEKKAVLFQFEDMKNLNAESLVNRVEDMKLLKGYIDKHYKDDPFKFKFNSQQPKAVQNWNCRWEKSDDEKLIVGVYKYGYGSWSQIRDDPFLGLENKIFLNDTGGGNAGAGAGAGAGSRPASAAQETSSSADKKAKGSKKVPGSIHLGRRVDYLITVLKDESNETSEPTGPKRRKPASKAGTPDTGNEPPAKRMKPLPRGPASMSPSRAGSSSSANGKGSKPPKLSNSNGNNNNGKNSGNDGSSSNNKNGPTPPLHLKEYDSMDEEDCMRAMGAMRTSLKRLRRGGKGLDRKEWAQILKTELTAIGNHIESQKTSSNRKNPEKLRKHLWSYSANFWPAAVKSTKLMAMYDKITGSKGKPGA; this is translated from the coding sequence ATGGGTAACGAagtagatgaagaagtcCTGGAAAATCCGGAACTTTATGGATTGAGAAGGTCTCATAGAGCTTCTGCACATCCAACAACAAAGTATTTTAGTGAAGACGAGGATGcggatgaagatgaagatgatggaCCCGTTATGGGATCTAGACGTAGAAAAAATAGACAATATACTGATCCTGATGCGGATGAAGGTGATATagatgaggaagaggacgaagaggacgaagaagaagaaataggtgatgaagaagacgatgacGATTATTTTGGATCACCAAATAAATCAAAAAGACGTAGTCAGGGGAACAATCACGGAAGGAAAAGCAAACCAATGAAGgctaaagaagaaaatttaccTACTAGATTCTCGAATCGTACGAGTAAGGCTGTTAATTATAATATAGATTATTCCGATGAAGATTTACTAGAGTCTGATGATGGAGGGAGGGCCAAGGCTAATACTAATAACGACGAAATagatgatgagatgaattCCGACGATGAACAAATGTACTATTCTACCACTCCTCAGGCTGCAGATGAGGATCGCGGTGTAGATCTAGTGATTACGCATAAGCTAAAAGATGATATCGATCCACAAGTGGAAAGTCAAGTACCTGAACTGAGTCAATGTAAGGAGAATTATCTATTTCTTATTAAATGGAGCGATGAATCCTATTTGCATAATACTTGGGAAGAGTATGAAAATCTAAAACAATATCGCGGTATCAAGAGAGTGGATAATTATTGTAAGCAGTTTATCATACAAGACTTGGAATTCAGATTAGACCCTTATGTTACGGCCGAAGACTTAGAAATCATGGACATGGAACGTGAAAGGCGGTTAGAcgaatttaaagaatatgaagaacctgaaagaattgttgaTAGTCAACGTATtacagatgatgaaggtaGTTCACAATTACAATATTTGGTTAAGTGGCATCGCTTGAATTATGATGGAGCTACTTGGGAAAATGCAActgaaattgttaaattggCGCCTGAGCAAGTTaaacattttcaaaatagaACGAATTCCAAGATCCTCCCACAATATTCAAGTTCTTATTCATCTCAAAGGCCTCGTTTTGAAAAGTTAAGTGTACAACCACCATTTATTAAGAATGGTGAATTGAGAGATTTCCAACTGACCGGTATCAATTGGATGGCATTTCTTTGGTCAAAAAATGACAACGGTATATTAGCAGATGAAATGGGATTAGGTAAAACCGTTCAGACGGTAGCATTTATCAGCTGGTTAATTTTTGCACGAAGGCAAAATGGTCCCCATCTCATTGTGGTACCACTTTCTACAATGCCATCTTGGCAAGAGACCTTCGAGAAATGGGCTCCTGAGTTAAATTGCATTTGTTATATGGGGAATCAGAAGTCAAGAGACGCTATTAGAGAATACGAATTTTACACAAATCCACAAGCAAAAGGTAAGaaaaatgttaaatttaACGTATTACTGACCACATATGAATACGTGTTAAAAGATCGCTACGAATTTAGTACTATAAGATGGCAATTCATGGCAGTTGATGAAGCTCACAGGTTGAAAAATGCAGAATCTTCACTCTATGAATCCTTGAATAGTCTCAAAGTGTCCAACCGTCTTTTAATCACAGGTACCCCATTGCAAAACAATATCAAAGAACTGGCCGCACTGGTGAATTTCTTAATGCctggaagatttaccatagatcaagaaattgattttgaaaatcaagatgatgaacaagaacaataCATTAGAGATTTACATCAAAGGTTACAACCATTCATCTTACGTCGTCTCAAAAaagatgtggaaaaatCACTACCGTCTAAGACCGAACGTATTTTACGTGTGGAATTATCTGATGTACAAACAGAATATTACAGAAACATTCTAACCAAAAATTATAGTGCATTAACAGCAGGTGCTAAAGGTGGCCATTTCTCCCTTTTAAACATCatgaatgaattgaaaaaaggTTCTAATCATCCTTATTTATTCGATAATGCTGAAGAAAGAGTGCTCGAGAAATTCGGTGACGGTAATAGATCTAGAGAAAACATCCTTAGAGGTTTGATTATGTCATCTGGTAAAATGGTTTTACTTGATAAATTATTGACCagattaaagaaagatGGTCATCGTGtattaatcttttcacaaATGGTAAGAATGCTTGACATATTAGGGGATTATTTGTCAATTAAGGGAAtcaattttcaaaggttAGATGGTACGGTTCCATCTAatcaaagaagaatttcCATCGATCACTTCAATGCACCTGATTCCAACGATTTCGTGTTTTTATTGTCTACAAGAGCTGGTGGGCTAGGTATTAATTTGATGACGGCGGATACAGTTATCATATTTGATTCCGATTGGAACCCTCAAGCAGATTTACAGGCTATGGCTAGAGCTCATCGTATTGGACAGAAAAATCATGTCATGGTTTACAGATTGGTTTCCAAAGATACggtagaagaagaagttttagAAAGAGCTCGTAAGAAGATGATTTTGGAATACGCTATCATTTCTCTTGGTGTCACTGATGGTAATCAATACAGTAAGAAGAACGAACCCTCTGCAGGTGAACTatcagaaattttgaaatttggtgCCGGTAATATGTTTACCGCTAACGATaaccaaaagaaattagaagatttgaatttggatGACGTCTTGAATCATGCTGAAGACCACGTAACGACTCCGGATCTTGGTGAATCTCATCTCGGTGGcgaagaatttttgaaacaGTTCGAAGTTACCGATTATAAGGCAGATGTGGATTGGGATGACATTATtcctgaagatgaattgaaaaaattgcaaGACGAAGATCAAAAACGTCGGGATGATGAATACgttcaagaacaattgcAACTGATGAATCGTAGAAATAACgctttgaagaaaattaagGATAGCGTTAATGGCGATGGGTCTACCCAGGtatctgaagatgaaagtgGTACTAAGGCAGCCAGAAGACGTGATAAAGTGAACAACatggaagatttggaagaaaagGAGATACGTGCACTTTACAAAGCTGTTCTCAAACATGGTGACATTACGGAAATGCTTGACACTTTGATAGCCGATGGTTCGTTACCGGATAAGTCAGTTGAAAAATACGAAGAAGCTTATTCGCAAATGATAGAGGACGCTAGACAATATTTGGAGAAGGAGGAACGTAAGAGAACTCACATCATGGAAGCCTTGGAGGATGATGCACGTAATTACAGATCAAAATTAAAGTCTGGTGATGTCAAACAAGAAGATCAACCAAAGGATAATCCATTGACTAGACTAGCGGCTAAAaggaaagagaagaaggcTGTATTATTCCAGTTCGAGGATATGAAGAACTTGAATGCGGAGTCATTAGTCAACAGAGTGGAAGAtatgaaattgttgaaaggCTACATCGATAAACATTACAAGGATGATCCatttaaattcaaatttaactCTCAACAGCCAAAGGCGGTACAGAATTGGAACTGCCGTTGGGAAAAATCcgatgatgagaaattaaTTGTCGGGGTGTACAAGTACGGTTACGGATCTTGGTCTCAAATACGAGATGACCCATTCCTTGGACTAGAGAACAAGATTTTCCTCAACGATACAGGCGGTGGGAACGCTGGAGCCGGAGCTGGAGCCGGAGCTGGATCAAGACCAGCATCAGCAGCCCAAGAAACATCGTCATCAGCAGATAAGAAGGCCAAAGGTTCGAAGAAAGTTCCCGGTTCCATCCATTTGGGTAGAAGAGTTGATTATTTAATCACAGTCTTAAAAGACGAGTCTAATGAAACCAGTGAGCCTACTGGCCCCAAACGTCGTAAACCAGCAAGTAAGGCAGGCACTCCTGACACCGGTAATGAACCTCCTGCTAAACGTATGAAACCACTACCGAGAGGTCCAGCATCTATGAGTCCCTCTCGTGCTGGTTCCAGCTCTTCCGCCAACGGCAAAGGCAGTAAACCACCCAAACTTTCGAACAGCAAtggtaacaacaataacGGCAAAAACAGCGGCAACGACGGTTCcagtagtaataacaaaaaTGGTCCTACACCGCCTTTACACCTTAAGGAATATGACAGTATGGATGAGGAAGATTGTATGAGAGCCATGGGTGCGATGAGAACTTCTTTGAAGCGCCTAAGACGTGGTGGTAAAGGTCTGGATCGTAAGGAATGGGCCCAAATCCTTAAGACTGAATTAACGGCAATTGGTAATCACATAGAATCCCAAAAGACTTCTTCCAACAGGAAAAATCCTGAGAAACTACGTAAACACCTGTGGTCATATTCTGCCAATTTTTGGCCTGCTGCAGTTAAAAGTACTAAACTTATGGCCATGTACGACAAGATCACAGGCTCTAAGGGTAAACCGGGTGCCTAA
- the SPT2 gene encoding Spt2p (weakly similar to uniprot|P06843 Saccharomyces cerevisiae YER161c SPT2 multifunctional HMG-like chromatin protein) has product MSFLSKISNLRKSIPVAPPKANTPSSQPETYQAPSLLPKSYTREEDPAVRRLKEKRQQELLKKGELSKKATASRRTSASGKGTKKDSDDDNKTVTRFKKKSSSGSSTGSNRPTHISVAQKKKPEPVKKMSFDELMKQAENNAHSNGSSSSKSGSTTPVRAPSETQPRPRPHINKPGFKNPDRRRRAGSQEPVKPVVKNQPTPTVKEPRPAKLSLPKKDFAKPNELIRRRLEAKKNASRVQETQQDDYESDMDDFIEDDEEEDRVAMEKDPGYDRDEIWALFNRGKRRSDYAFDDDEEDDMEANEMEIIEEEERARKMARLEDKREEAWLKKHEMEKKKRKKARD; this is encoded by the coding sequence ATGAGTTTTCTATCTAAGATATCCAATCTTAGAAAGTCTATTCCAGTAGCTCCTCCTAAAGCAAATACTCCAAGCTCACAACCAGAAACCTATCAGGCACCATCTCTCTTGCCCAAGAGTTATACTAGAGAAGAGGATCCTGCTGTTAGGAGACTTAAGGAAAAGCGTCAACAggaacttttgaaaaaaggtGAGCTTTCTAAAAAGGCTACAGCTAGTAGAAGGACATCGGCGTCAGGAAAAGGTACAAAGAAGGACTCTGATGACGACAATAAGACTGTGACGAGgtttaaaaagaaatctaGTAGCGGTAGTAGTACTGGATCGAATAGACCGACACATATTTCGGTGGCtcaaaaaaagaaaccTGAGCCTGTTAAAAAGATGAGTTTTGACGAATTAATGAAGCAAGCTGAGAATAATGCTCATTCCAATGGTAGTAGCAGTAGCAAGAGTGGTAGTACAACTCCCGTTAGAGCTCCGTCTGAAACCCAACCGCGACCTAGGCCTCATATTAACAAGCCAGGTTTTAAAAATCCTGATAGACGAAGAAGAGCAGGGTCTCAAGAACCGGTAAAACCAGTTGTGAAGAATCAGCCAACACCGACCGTTAAGGAACCTAGACCTGCTAAATTGTCATTACCCAAGAAAGATTTTGCCAAACCCAATGAGCTCATTCGTAGAAGACTTGAAGCAAAGAAGAATGCCTCTAGAGTGCAGGAAACACAACAGGATGACTATGAAAGTGATATGGATGATTTCatagaagatgatgaagaggaagataGAGTTGCCATGGAGAAAGATCCTGGTTATGATCGTGACGAAATATGGGCCCTTTTCAATAGAGGTAAAAGGCGTTCTGATTATgcatttgatgatgatgaagaggatgacATGGAAGCAAATGAGATGGAGatcattgaagaagaagaaagggCAAGAAAAATGGCTAGATTGGAGGATAAGCGTGAAGAAGCATGGTTGAAAAAGCATGAaatggagaagaagaagcgTAAGAAGGCAAGAGATTGA
- the RLI1 gene encoding Fe-S cluster-binding ribosome biosynthesis protein (highly similar to uniprot|Q03195 Saccharomyces cerevisiae YDR091C RLI1 Predicted ABC family ATPase required for translation initiation facilitates binding of a multifactor complex (MFC) of translation initiation factors to the small ribosomal subunit may have a role in large ribosomal subunit biogenesis), producing MSEKNTRIAIVNPDRCKPKKCRQECRRSCPVVKTGKLCIEVTPASKIAFISEVLCIGCGICVKKCPFGAINIINLPTNLEQHVTHRYSANSFKLHRLPTPRPGQVLGLVGTNGIGKSTALKILAGKQKPNLGRYDDPPEWQEIIRHFRGSELQNYFTKVLEDDIKAIIKPQYVDNIPRAIKGPVQKVGELLKLRMEKPQEEVKYYLSQLDLMHVLKRDIGNLSGGELQRFAIAISCVQNADVYMFDEPSSYLDVKQRLNAAQSIRSLLDPTKYVITVEHDLSVLDYLSDFVCILYGVPSVYGVVTLPASVREGINIFLDGHIPAENMRFRSEQLQFRLADTGDEIKDEATRELSYPSMSKTQGDFKLSVDSGEFSDSEILVMMGENGTGKTTLIKLLAGAIPADNGDKVARSNVSMKPQKIAPKFPGTVRQLFFKKIRGQFLSPQFQTDVVKPLKIDDIIDQEVQHLSGGELQRVAIVLALGIPADIYLIDEPSAYLDSEQRIICSKVIRRFIMHNKKTAFIVEHDFIMATYLADRVIVFDGIPSKAAHSGSPESLVTGCNRFLKNLNVSFRRDPNSFRPRINKLDSQMDKEQKLSGNYFFLDNTGV from the coding sequence ATGAGTGAAAAGAATACCCGTATTGCCATTGTCAATCCTGACAGGTGTAAACCTAAGAAGTGTCGTCAAGAGTGTAGACGCTCTTGTCCAGTGGTGAAGACTGGTAAACTTTGTATTGAAGTTACCCCAGCATCCAAGATTGCATTTATATCTGAAGTGTTGTGTATTGGTTGTGGTATTTGTGTTAAGAAATGTCCATTCGGTGCAATTAACATTATCAATTTACCGACGAATTTAGAACAACATGTTACACACCGTTATTCTGCGAACAGTTTCAAATTGCATCGTTTGCCAACCCCAAGACCAGGTCAAGTCCTTGGTCTTGTTGGTACTAACGGTATTGGTAAATCTACtgcattgaaaattttaGCAGGGAAACAGAAGCCTAATTTGGGTAGATATGACGATCCACCTGAATGGCAGGAAATTATTAGACACTTCCGTGGTTCTGAATTACAGAATTATTTCACCAAAGTTCTTGAAGACGATATCAAGGCAATCATCAAACCTCAATATGTGGATAACATTCCAAGAGCCATTAAAGGACCTGTGCAAAAAGTTGGTGAACTGTTAAAATTGAGAATGGAGAAGCCTCAAGAAGAAGTCAAATACTATTTGTCACAGCTAGATCTAATGCACGTTTTAAAACGTGATATCGGTAATCtttctggtggtgaattGCAAAGATTTGCCATTGCAATTTCATGTGTCCAAAATGCAGATGTTTACATGTTTGATGAACCTTCATCCTATTTGGATGTTAAACAACGTTTAAACGCCGCACAATCTATCAGATCTTTATTGGATCCAACAAAATACGTCATTACTGTTGAGCACGATCTTTCAGTTTTGGATTACTTGTCCGATTTTGTTTGTATCCTTTACGGTGTTCCAAGTGTTTACGGTGTGGTTACATTACCAGCATCAGTTAGAGAAGGTATCAACATCTTTTTGGATGGTCATATTCCTGCTGAAAATATGAGATTCAGAAGTGAACAATTACAGTTCAGATTGGCTGATactggtgatgaaattaaagatgaagCTACACGTGAGCTTTCATACCCTTCAATGTCAAAGACACAAGGTGATTTCAAACTAAGTGTTGATTCTGGTGAATTTAGTGATTCTGAAATTTTAGTTATGATGGGTGAAAATGGTACTGGTAAAACTACCTTAATCAAATTATTAGCAGGTGCTATCCCCGCTGATAATGGTGACAAGGTTGCCAGATCTAACGTTTCTATGAAACCACAAAAGATTGCTCCTAAATTCCCAGGTACCGTTAGACAgttgttcttcaaaaagatTAGAGGTCAATTCTTATCACCTCAATTTCAAACCGATGTGGTTAAGCCTCTAAAGATTGATGATatcattgatcaagaagTTCAACATCtttctggtggtgaattACAAAGAGTTGCTATCGTTCTTGCCCTCGGTATTCCAGCTGACATCTATTTGATCGATGAACCTTCTGCTTATTTGGATTCTGAACAACGTATCATTTGTTCTAAGGttattagaagatttatcaTGCACAACAAAAAGACTGCATTCATTGTCGAGCACGATTTTATCATGGCTACATATTTGGCAGATAGAGTCATTGTTTTCGATGGTATACCATCAAAGGCTGCTCATTCAGGTTCTCCTGAATCATTGGTCACCGGTTGTAACAGattcttgaagaatttgaacGTGTCTTTCAGAAGAGATCCAAACTCTTTCAGACCAAGAATTAACAAATTGGACTCTCAAATGGATAAGGAACAAAAACTCTCAGGAAATTACTTCTTCTTGGACAACACCGGtgtttga
- the GCG1 gene encoding gamma-glutamylcyclotransferase (similar to uniprot|P32656 Saccharomyces cerevisiae YER163C Hypothetical ORF): MTKSEGLWVLGYGSLIYKPPPHYTLRIPAIIFGYMRRFWQSSTDHRGTEENPGRVVTLICKEDIESNPKFSHDLKLYNDTLMTTGVVYYIPPDRADEVRDYLDVREQGGYTLHEVEVHLETSPDDELHAAVQQLPVHPVVRRKILITQVYIGQVTNDSFIGPEPIEQTSKVIATSVGPSGANYDYLKHLHGSLRAMQLTHENIIIRDEYLDELLNQVEQLKNTK; the protein is encoded by the coding sequence ATGACGAAATCAGAAGGACTTTGGGTTCTCGGATATGGTTCTCTCATTTATAAACCTCCTCCTCATTATACATTAAGAATTCCTGCGATCATATTTGGTTACATGCGTAGGTTTTGGCAATCATCTACTGATCACAGAGGAACTGAGGAAAATCCAGGTAGAGTTGTGACTTTGATCTGTAAGGAAGATATTGAATCAAATCCGAAGTTTTCCCATGATTTGAAACTATACAACGATACACTAATGACGACTGGTGTCGTTTATTACATACCGCCTGACAGAGCAGATGAGGTTAGAGATTATTTAGACGTTAGGGAACAAGGTGGATACACCTTACACGAAGTTGAAGTACATTTAGAGACTTCCCCAGATGATGAACTGCACGCTGCAGTGCAACAACTACCGGTGCATCCGGTGGTACGTCGTAAGATTCTCATTACGCAGGTTTACATCGGTCAAGTAACAAACGACTCTTTTATTGGGCCTGAACCCATAGAACAAACTTCAAAGGTTATTGCAACCTCAGTGGGGCCTAGTGGTGCTAATTACGATTATTTGAAACATTTACATGGTTCCCTAAGGGCTATGCAGCTAACTCATGAAAATATTATAATTAGAGATGAGTATCTGGATGAACTGCTAAACCAAGTGGAGCAATTAAAGAACACGAAGTGA
- the RAD4 gene encoding Rad4p (similar to uniprot|P14736 Saccharomyces cerevisiae YER162C RAD4 Protein that recognizes and binds damaged DNA (with Rad23p) during nucleotide excision repair subunit of Nuclear Excision Repair Factor 2 (NEF2) homolog of human XPC protein): MGEKLSPEYFKLIRDVLREKKDEPQRPLKRKRGRQPPKEPPEVIKVESSSPEPETIEIESTDELFGEPNEKNRNVVKSSNDEHYDEGDDGNYDNDDNDDNDYQSDEFEDVTEPTGSPEPLGDISVSLETRKTDAKVTKKARNVVSNDERHWRRYFHMTCLIGLMVHGYVRNDWINNIKLQKKLCKLVPDKILQNLHPEKDEELPLRSTRKLLDGLKMCMEIWNKHWKITKSYEGTGCYMKLWDEIRVPYNKRSRLTEKEFVKQVLKGVGDRDMAAQGFVALLRSCNVNARLIMSLQPPDFCDLKVTDTRSRHVSPSTLFKYPIFWCEVWDKFSKKWITIDAINLKTIEQIKTQSKLEPRGTGSYQRNLLRYVIGFDRKKGVRDVTRRYSYWFNCKCIRKRITKDSYGDEWYAKVLKRLHERKRTRMDDYEDEYFQQRDDSEGMPDNIQDLKNHPKYILEKDLRINQIVKPGCKECGYLNVHNKKDLWKVYERKNILDLKSARQWYMEGRILKVGCRSMKKVPKRSRSAKEEDEEENLYSREDTELYVPPLASEPDGKIVKNAFGNIEVFVPSMIPYNCVLIKSDLAVKAARLLHIEHARAVTSFKFEKGRSTKPVIGGIVVARWFKDAVLCAIEGLENTVEQENFERRELENLTRWNLLLVKLRIKSELNTTYGKVEEVSKGVNGNGALDASDHGEDDDDEMMAGGFIVAGNEAAPVPQPEPELEDNHEDEFEEEQEQAEPTHSVDLQDGQDDHDSYDEFMDELNMSEQE, translated from the coding sequence ATGGGGGAAAAGCTGTCACCAGAATATTTTAAGCTGATAAGAGATGTGCTTAGAGAGAAAAAGGATGAACCTCAGAGACCTTTGAAGCGGAAGAGAGGTAGGCAACCGCCAAAGGAACCACCAGAAGTGATCAAAGttgaatcatcatcaccagaaCCAGAGACAATCGAAATTGAATCGACAGACGAACTGTTTGGAGAGCCAAATGAGAAGAACCGTAATGTTGTGAAGAGTAGTAATGATGAACACTATGACGAGGGTGATGACGGTAATtatgataatgatgataacgatgaCAACGATTATCAGAGCGATGAGTTTGAAGACGTTACTGAACCCACAGGGTCGCCAGAACCCCTTGGTGATATTTCAGTATCCTTAGAGACTAGAAAGACAGATGCTAAGGTTACCAAGAAGGCTAGAAACGTAGTCTCCAATGACGAAAGACATTGGCGTCGGTATTTCCACATGACCTGTCTAATAGGACTGATGGTTCATGGATATGTGAGAAACGATTGGATCAATAATATTAAGTTGCAGAAAAAACTGTGTAAGTTGGTACCTGACAAAATATTGCAAAATTTACATCCGgaaaaagatgaggaaTTACCGCTAAGAAGCACTAGAAAATTATTGGATGGGTTAAAAATGTGTATGGAGATTTGGAACAAACATTGGAAGATCACGAAAAGCTATGAGGGTACAGGTTGTTACATGAAATTATGGGATGAAATTAGGGTACCCTATAACAAGAGATCAAGACTCACAGAGAAGGAATTTGTTAAACAGGTGTTAAAGGGCGTAGGTGACAGAGACATGGCTGCACAAGGTTTTGTAGCGCTATTGAGATCTTGCAATGTCAATGCAAGGCTTATTATGTCCTTACAACCTCCTGATTTTTGTGATTTAAAGGTTACAGATACTAGAAGTCGGCATGTATCACCTTCTacccttttcaaatatccaattttttggtGTGAGGTTTGGGATAAATTCAGTAAAAAATGGATTACCATTGATGCCATAAATTTAAAGACTATAGAACAGATTAAGACTCAATCTAAATTGGAACCTCGAGGAACAGGTAGTTATCAAAGAAATCTGCTTAGATATGtcattggatttgataGGAAAAAAGGTGTCCGTGATGTAACTAGACGGTATTCTTATTGGTTCAATTGCAAATGTATTCGTAAAAGAATCACTAAAGATTCTTACGGTGATGAATGGTATGCAAAGGTACTAAAGAGATTGCATGAACGTAAGCGGACTCGTATGGACGACtatgaagatgaatattTCCAACAAAGAGATGATAGTGAGGGGATGCCCGATAATATCCAGGATTTAAAGAACCATCCGAAATATATATTGGAAAAGGATTTAAGAATCAACCAAATTGTGAAACCTGGTTGTAAAGAGTGTGGCTATTTAAACGTCCATAACAAAAAGGATCTTTGGAAAGTTTATGAGAGAAAGAATATTCTTGATCTCAAATCTGCAAGACAGTGGTACATGGAAGGACGAATCCTAAAAGTGGGCTGTAGAAGTATGAAAAAAGTTCCTAAACGTTCTAGGTCGGCTaaggaggaagatgaagaggaaaaccTGTATTCACGGGAAGATACAGAGCTTTACGTGCCACCTTTGGCCTCTGAACCTGATGGCAAGATTGTAAAGAATGCATTTGGAAATATCGAAGTATTTGTACCGTCTATGATCCCATATAACTGTGTTTTGATCAAGAGCGACTTGGCAGTTAAAGCCGCGCGACTTCTACATATCGAACATGCTCGTGCTGTGACATCATTTAAATTTGAGAAAGGTAGATCTACTAAACCTGTCATTGGAGGTATTGTAGTAGCACGATGGTTTAAGGATGCAGTCCTTTGTGCTATTGAAGGATTAGAAAATACCgttgaacaagaaaatttcGAGAGAAGAGAATTGGAGAATCTGACCAGATGGAACTTATTACTTGTCAAATTACGTATCAAGAGTGAATTGAATACTACTTATGGTAAAGTAGAGGAAGTATCCAAGGGTGTCAACGGAAATGGTGCACTAGATGCTAGTGATCATGgtgaggatgatgatgatgaaatgaTGGCAGGTGGTTTTATCGTTGCGGGGAATGAGGCCGCCCCTGTACCACAACCTGAGCCTGAACTGGAGGATAATCATgaggatgaatttgaagaggAACAGGAACAGGCTGAGCCCACGCACAGCGTAGATTTACAAGATGGCCAAGACGATCATGATAGTTACGACGAATTTatggatgaattgaatatgTCAGAACAGGAGTAA